The genomic stretch GTAGGGTGCCGTGGTGTCTTCTCCCAGAAGCGTGGTGCCCGAGAAGAACTCGACCTTGGCGACCGTGCCATCGAGATCGGAGGCCGTTGCCTCGAGCGTGATGTTGGCTGGAGCGGCGAAGTGCGAGCCGTTGGCAGGACCGGTGAGCGCCACCGCGGGCGGGAAGACTGCGCCCTCTGCCGTGAACGAGCGGACTGGCGTCGTCATGGTCGTGGTGCCATCGCTGACCTCAGCGTACCATTCGTAGCGGCCGCCTTCTTCCAAACCGGGCCAGGTGATCGAGGCGGTGCCGGGAGTCACGGTCACACTGCCGATCTCGGTGAAGGGACCGACACCACCGGACAGGTCCACGTCGATCGAGAACTGGCTGTCGGCATCCGTCTCATACTGGTTGAGCGTCGGGGAATAGGACTGGACGTCGATGCGATTGAGAGACGGGCGGAAGGTCATGATGCGCAGCCAGCCATCGCCGCCATTACTACGACCTTGGTAGTCGGCGAGGAGCGAGTGGACGGTGCGGCCTTCGAAGCTGTCGCTCCGGCGGCCTTCGCCGTGAATGTGCCCGCCGTGCATCAGGATCAGGTTGGGGTTATCCTTCAGCGCCTGATAGATCGCGGAGCCTTGCGTGCTGAAGCTGGCCGGGAGGCCGGTGTTCACCATGTGGTGGGTGATCACGATGCCGCGGCGGGCCGGGTGAGCCTTGAGCAAGGCATCCGCCCAATTGAGGTCGGCGGTATCCGGTGTGGTGTCATACTCGAAGCTGATGACGATAAACTCCATGCCGCCCGCAGTGAAGAGCGTGTAGTTGTTGTCCGCCTTGGCCGGCTCGGAGGTGCCGCCGTAGTAGGACATGTCGGCGAAGTGATTGATGCCCGTGACGGGATGGACGCCGAAGAAGGTATTGAAGTTCGTCGTCGTGCCGTCCGCATCGCCGATCGGCGTCTGGTCGTGATTACCGACCGCCATGATGTAGGGCACGCCTTCCACCAGCCCCGTGGTCGAAGGGTTCTCGAGGCGATACATCGCGTTCGATGCGTTGGCCCACTGGGCGGCCGCAGTGGCCGGGTTGTCGCCGTTCTGAGTGATGTCACCCAGGTGAAGGACGAAGCCGATGTTCCTCGCGTCTTGCTCTGCGACAATCCAATCGGTCTGGGCCGAGAAGATCGCGGCGCGGTTGCCGCCGACGTTCTCCGAGTAGAACTGCGTGTCGGGCAAGGCGACGACGGTGAAGTCATCCGAATGCGAGGCATTGCCAACGCTGCGACCGTGGAAGGTGACTTCGAGGTTGCCGCCGTTGGGATCATTGACCATGGCGGAAAGCTCGGCCGTAAGCGGAATGTCGATCGCTTCGTTCGCGGGCGAGCTTGGCGAGATGCTCGGCGGCACATTGAGATCGAAGGTCGCACCGGTGGTGCGGATCACGCCGTTGCCCAAGGTGCCATCGATCGCCGTGCCGGCGCTGCTGAGCAAGGTGGAGCCGGAACTTTCATCCATCGCGTAGCGTGCGACGAGGTCCGGCGCGGAGGTGATCTGGCTATTCAGCGTGGACTGGATTTGGCCGAGATCGCGCGCCGTGTTCCAGATGCGCACTTCGTCCATCTGCCCTTGGAAATAGCCTTCGCGTGCACCCGTCGAATTCATCGCGGTGCCGAGGCCTGCATGCTGGATGGAGAGGTTTTGCGGGACTTCGCCTTCCGTGCTGACGGTGGCTTCCTCCTTGCCATTGAGATAGAGCGTCCACGAGGTGCCGTCGAACGCGACCGCAGCGTGTTGCCAAATCCCGACCGGGATCACGGTCTGCCCGAGGGCGGGATGGTTGAGGCCGGTGGCCGCATCTTCAAAGTCCGCCGCCAGCTTGCCGGTGGCGGTGTCGATGCCCATGAAGTAGTTGCAGTTGATGTTCGCGGGCGTGTCGGCTTCCCCACGGCCCTTTGCGATCAGCGGGATCGCGTTCACCCCGCCCGATCCGGTCCCTGCGCCGACGCCACCGGCCTCGCGCTTGAACCAGCACTCGATGGTGAAAGTGGACAGCTTCAGTGCCGGGTGATCGCCGAAGGTGACGTAGTCGTCCACGCCATCGAAGAACAGCCCGTCAGCACCCTCCGGCGGGGCCACGGAAATGGTTGCCGCGGTGGACGAGGCGAACCCGCCCTGGTCATCGATCGCCCGTGCCGTCAGCGAGTGAGTGCCGAGCGAAGCTCCACTCCATACGAACTCGTAGGGCGCGGTGGTGTCTTCGCCAAGCAGCGTCGATCCATCATAGAATTGGACCTTGCTCACCGCAGTGTCGTCGGAAGCGGTAGCCGTCAAGGAGACCGGCGCACCGATCGTCGCATTCGAGCCGTGGGCGGGAGAGTCGAGGCTCACGACCGGCGGTGGATTGGCTGCCAACAGAGCGAAGCTGAAGCCTACCTCATTGGGGGCCATGTTCTGCAGGCCCGGAGTCGACGTGGCGGCGCCCGGGATATCGCGGCCTTCGATCACCCAGCGGTTGTTCGCGGCATCCCAGGCGAAGCTCCAGAGGTTGTCGCCGCGATTGGTGCCGGTGACAGTGGCACCCTCCGGGCTGATCAGCAGGACGCTGTTGGAGTCGTTGCGGCCGGGAGCGGAAAGATACCACTGGCCGGTGCCGCCCTTCGTCACGGTGAAGCTGCCGGAGTTGGCGACGGCGTCACCCTCGGCGTCTATGCGGCCCATCGCCGCGACATCACTGTGGCCGGCCGGGATGTAAACGAAAGCGACCGGATCGTTTTCGAACGTAAAGCCATCGGAGCCATTGTCCTTGCAGATCAGCGTGAAGGTTCCGTCGGCGTTGGCGGAGGAAAGGGCGTAGTTGTCCTCGTTCTTGCCACCGGTCACGAGCAGGATGCCATTCTGGCTGGTTGCTGAAACCGCGGAGTTGGTGCCACGCGAAGCCGTGAAGCCGCCCAGCCGGAGCGTATAGAAACCGGCGTTGTCGGTGTCGTCGAACAAGGTCGCGGTCCCCGGGTCGGTCGCGCCGTTGGCCACCGTGAAGCCCGCACTCTTGCTCAGGAAGCCGTTGATCGCCCCGTTGTTTTCGGCGTTGTCCGCCCAGCCACCGAGCCAGTCGCTGTATTTGAAGTAGGCGAAGGATTGGTTGACGTTCCACTCTTCGCCAGAGGCGAAGAAGGTGGTGGCGTTGGTGGTGGTGATCGCCGTGTTGCCGATGCTGATGGCGGAAGAATAGCCAGCATAGGAAGGATTCGGCGTGCCCAGGTTGCCCGGCGTCTGGATCGCGGGCGTGGCGTAGCCGAGGCCGGCACCGATCGGGTTCGGCGTGGTGCCTTGGTTGCTGCGGCCGTTCTCGCGCAGCGAGACCATCAGGATGCCATTGGCCACATCCGCGGCGGGAGTGGCACCATCAAAACGCAGGCCGAAGTCACCTCGGGTCCCGCCGACGTAGGAGACCCCGTTGCTTTGGGACAAGACGCCGGTGACGCCGGTGTGGGCATTTCCAGTGTCGTTCTGCGTGACAGTCAGATTCCCGATGAGCGGGGCGGCCCCGAATGCTGGCGCGAGCAGACAGACGGAGAGGGATGAGATGGCGAGCCGGGCGCGGCCCTGAGGAGAGAAGTGGTGCATAGGCGGAGAAACCGCCTGAGGCATCTAGCCGCGATTTCCCGCCCGCGAACCGGCATTGTGTGAGGAAATCGGGACGTGAAACTTTGGTCACGTAGCGGGACCTCGTGCCAATCCGCAGGTGACGGAACGGTCAGGGAAACGCCTTCGCTGTTAGAGGCGCTTCTCGAAGATCTTCGAATCCCGTCCGCTTTCCTCAAGCTGGTGGCGGCGGGACTCTGGCAGAGCCTCTGGCCCCCTCAGCGTGTAGCCAACGCGATTTTCGAAAAAGTCCGCCGCACGGGTGGTCAGCGCGAAGACCTTCGGCAGTCCCTTCTCACGCGCCATCTGCTCGGCGTGCTTCACCAGATCCACGCCGTAGCCGCGGCCCTCGTGATTGAGCTTCACGTAGAGACAAGCCACCTCCGCGGTGTGGTCCGCCGGGTATTCATGCAGCGCCACGCAGCCGACCACGTTATCGTCGATGGCCATGACGCGGTAGTCGCCGATCTTGGCGAGGATATCCTCGTAGGTGCGGGCCACCAGCTTGGTCCGCCGCACCGAGCGGCCGATCATGCCCAGCAGCTCCGGGATGTCCTCCTCGCGTAGCGGCCGGATGTCCCGGTAGCTGTCGGCGTGAATCATGGTGCCCACACCTTCGTTGGAGAACAGCTCGTCGATCAGGACGCCCTGGCGGCGGCCGTTGAGGACATGGACGCGGGGCACGCCCTTGCGGCAGGCTTCCGCGGCGGATTTCAAAAGGTGCGCCCCGGTCACCGTGCCGGAGGCCGCCAATTCATCGGCATCCGCGGCACTCACGGCGGGCACCGGCTCGCCGTCGATGAGGATGGCTTCTTCTAACAGGGCGATCAGCTTTACCGCGCCGATGCCGAGCGTGAAATCGACCACCTGCGGATCGAGCGGGTCATTCGACGAGGCGTCGGCCACCACGGTCTGACCGCGGGAGAGGATGGCCTTGGCCTCTTCCACGGCATCGGGATCGCCGAGCGGGCGGGTAAGGCGGGCCGCCATGATCTCGCACTCCAGCGTCCAATCGTAGAGGTCTTTCAAATCGCCGCCGAGCACGCCGAGGATGAGCTTCACCCCCACGTCCTCCATCGCCGCGAGATCCAGCAGGGTTTCCGCGATCGCAGGCTCCGGCAAAAGGCCGGCCTCGATGAGCACGACGAAGATCTTCCCGCGGAATTGCGGGACATACTGGAGCACCGCGCGAAAGTCACCCTGGTCGGCCACGCGGGAGTTCTAGCAGAGGGACCGAAAGGCCTGCAACCGCCGATCCCGGGTAACCGGTCCGGGGAATTGCCATCCGGGCGGGGGAGGGATGCGATGGGCGTCCTCGACAAGCCTCGTCTCCCTCCGCCAAGCTACCCCACCGTGCGCCTCCTGCTCGCCATCCTCCTCCTGACCCTGCTGCCGCTCCTTTCCGCCGAGCGCCAGACGCCGATGGTGCGGCTGTGGCAGTCGGAGGACGGGCTGCCCGGAAACGTGGTGCGCTCGATCGTCCAATCGGCCGACGGCTACCTATGGGTCGCCACCGCGGAGGGCATCGCCTGCTTCGACGGCGTCGAATTCGACACCATCGAGCCGGATGGCGAACTCCGGCGCTTCCGCTTTGCTTTCTGGCGGCTGTTCGCCCCGGAAGACGGCAGCGTGTGGGTGACCACATTCCAAGGCGGCTTGTTCCGCATCCAGGACGGCCGGTTGGAGCGCGTGGTCCATGAAGCCCCGCGACCGCGGCCGCCCTTGATCAACCAGTTGATCCTCGACCGCAGCGGAATCATTCATTTCCGGCGGGGGGAAGAGATCTGGAAGCTGGAGAAGGGGACCACGGTGCTGGTCGAGGCTCCCTCGGACGAATTGAAAGAACTCTTTGCCCGGGATCACGAGAAGCAAACCGCGGGCGGCCGCGCCGTCGAAACCGGGACAGGCTGGAAGGTCTCGGAACTCCACACCAAGGACGGGCGTCGCTGGGCTCCCGACGAAACGGGCCGTTTGGTGATTGATGGAGAAGTGCCCGTGGATCTGCCCGGCGTGGCCTCGCCCTATGTCTTCAATGAGCTGCTGGAAGACCGCGAAGGCAACGTCTGGGTCGCCACTCCGGTAAGCGGGCTCGCCCGTGTAAGGCGCAGCCGGGTGGAGCCACTCTCGATCAGCGAAGGACCCTCGCAGCCCACGACCTTCGCCATCATGCAGGATCGCGCCGGCACCTGGTGGATCGCCAATCGCCGCGGCGGAGTGGACCGCTGGTCCGGCGACCAGTTGGAGCACTTGAATCTCGTCACGACCGGCTACCAACGGCCGGTGTCCACCATGTTCGAAGACCGCGATGGCGTCCTCTGGGTCGCCTCGCGCGGCGGCTCGGTGTTTTCCCGTCGCGAGGACGGCACCTTCATGCAGCGGTTTGGCCGCACGCAGATCCCCTCCAAGGTCCGGACGATCCAGCAGGATGGAGACGGCGTGGTGTGGTTCGGAGGCGAACAGGGGCTCGCCTCCTACGATGGCACCGCGGTGAAAGAGCACCGTGAGGATTGCGGCCTTCCGAAGTGCGACGTCACCGTCCTGGTGCGCAACGGCAAGGATCTGGTCGCGGCCACCAGCGATGGCCGCGTTTTCACCGGTGGCAGCAAGGGCTTCCGCATGGTGGGAGATCCCGCCCCGCTCAAGCACTGGTGGATTTCAGGACTGCTGCCCGTGGCCAGTGACGAGCTCTGGGCGACCACTCTCGGCGGCGGCCTGTTTCTCTGGAACGGTAAGGCATGGCGCCAGTTCGCTGCCGATGACGGGGTGCCGGACTTGCGGCTGACCTGCATCCTCAATGACGACCGCGGGCAACTCTGGTTTGGCTCGCTCGGCGGCATCCTGCGTGCCAGCCGGCAGGAGCTGTTAGACCGGGCGCGCAAGCAAGAGCGTCCGCTGCACTGGTTGCGACTCGACCGTTCGGATGGCCTGCCGTCGCGCGAATGCATCGGCGGGTATCATCCCGCCGGGTGGAAGGGGCACGATGGCCGGCTGTGGTTTCCCACCGGCAGCGGGGTGGTCCGGGTGCGTCCGGATTTGGTAGAGGTGAACAAGGTGCAGCCACCCGTTTACCTTCGCAGCACGCGTATCAACGGAGTCCAACAGGAAGAGCACGAAGGGAAGATCGAAGCCGGACCGGGACGCTCGCGTGTCGAGTTTCGCTTCGTCGGTCTGAGTTACAGCGCACCGGAAAAAGTCACTTACCGCGCTCGCCTTGAAGGGCTCGACGACTCGTGGCGTGAACTCGGCAGCCAACGCGTGGCCGCCTACGAGGCGGTTCCACCCGGTCGCTACACCTTCGAAGTCCTCGCCGTGAATGGCGACGGCGTGTGGAGCAAGCAAGCGGCGCGTGTGTCCATCCACATCAAGCCACACTTTTGGGAATCGGCATGGTTCCTCCTGAGCGTGGCCGCGCTGACCATCGCCGGAACCGCGACCATCGCCTGGTATGTGGCCCGCCGGCGGATGAAGCAGCGCATCCAAGCCCTCAAGATCCGCAACGCCCGCGAAAGCGAGCGCACG from Luteolibacter arcticus encodes the following:
- a CDS encoding Ig-like domain-containing protein codes for the protein MHHFSPQGRARLAISSLSVCLLAPAFGAAPLIGNLTVTQNDTGNAHTGVTGVLSQSNGVSYVGGTRGDFGLRFDGATPAADVANGILMVSLRENGRSNQGTTPNPIGAGLGYATPAIQTPGNLGTPNPSYAGYSSAISIGNTAITTTNATTFFASGEEWNVNQSFAYFKYSDWLGGWADNAENNGAINGFLSKSAGFTVANGATDPGTATLFDDTDNAGFYTLRLGGFTASRGTNSAVSATSQNGILLVTGGKNEDNYALSSANADGTFTLICKDNGSDGFTFENDPVAFVYIPAGHSDVAAMGRIDAEGDAVANSGSFTVTKGGTGQWYLSAPGRNDSNSVLLISPEGATVTGTNRGDNLWSFAWDAANNRWVIEGRDIPGAATSTPGLQNMAPNEVGFSFALLAANPPPVVSLDSPAHGSNATIGAPVSLTATASDDTAVSKVQFYDGSTLLGEDTTAPYEFVWSGASLGTHSLTARAIDDQGGFASSTAATISVAPPEGADGLFFDGVDDYVTFGDHPALKLSTFTIECWFKREAGGVGAGTGSGGVNAIPLIAKGRGEADTPANINCNYFMGIDTATGKLAADFEDAATGLNHPALGQTVIPVGIWQHAAVAFDGTSWTLYLNGKEEATVSTEGEVPQNLSIQHAGLGTAMNSTGAREGYFQGQMDEVRIWNTARDLGQIQSTLNSQITSAPDLVARYAMDESSGSTLLSSAGTAIDGTLGNGVIRTTGATFDLNVPPSISPSSPANEAIDIPLTAELSAMVNDPNGGNLEVTFHGRSVGNASHSDDFTVVALPDTQFYSENVGGNRAAIFSAQTDWIVAEQDARNIGFVLHLGDITQNGDNPATAAAQWANASNAMYRLENPSTTGLVEGVPYIMAVGNHDQTPIGDADGTTTNFNTFFGVHPVTGINHFADMSYYGGTSEPAKADNNYTLFTAGGMEFIVISFEYDTTPDTADLNWADALLKAHPARRGIVITHHMVNTGLPASFSTQGSAIYQALKDNPNLILMHGGHIHGEGRRSDSFEGRTVHSLLADYQGRSNGGDGWLRIMTFRPSLNRIDVQSYSPTLNQYETDADSQFSIDVDLSGGVGPFTEIGSVTVTPGTASITWPGLEEGGRYEWYAEVSDGTTTMTTPVRSFTAEGAVFPPAVALTGPANGSHFAAPANITLEATASDLDGTVAKVEFFSGTTLLGEDTTAPYSLAWENVPAGSYTVIAKATDDEGVVASADAVSVQVLVEPVAPAVTTVSAGLFEPGWTVASTSSEPRGFENPGNNVGDIELVVNGSNVPFLSGVIAVANWNNAGESADNIVSAFANGSGHAVVSVADNSNNNAADFNPTTTEQSAGTAVAVLPFSGGFTGAIVAANGSVLASNLPAGAAVNKTGSGLYTVTGLSIAGNLLAFPNGNEGTTDGDNVISVRISNGTWVIDTRDNASGAQDISFSLVYLPVATPGMMSGMIRQNGSLETLNGKLGEAGGTVTVNANYYELTIGDGTVINPSTAALLMTADSTANGQSADNIVSYSASGNAFRVFTQDLPQLNGNFQAIDVRFVAVPFSLQQPVVTLPLVNIEATDATAGEYGADQSMAFSVTRTGSTTEALAVSYTTNGATSGSDFTALTGTVEIPAGQSSAIIPVTVLADDEAEGDESLVVTMSESAAYDLGTAFASATIADRPLQAFLKAHQLGAPEADDDGDGVANVLEYYLGTDGDDDASHATVTAVTAGNGSFTARFPHAKGASDVNAAVEWSTDLTNWHRSGESNGSQTSTVAIQPVSPAEEDPETLEAVLTVTDGPAPSSVYLRLTVTP
- a CDS encoding GNAT family N-acetyltransferase, whose translation is MADQGDFRAVLQYVPQFRGKIFVVLIEAGLLPEPAIAETLLDLAAMEDVGVKLILGVLGGDLKDLYDWTLECEIMAARLTRPLGDPDAVEEAKAILSRGQTVVADASSNDPLDPQVVDFTLGIGAVKLIALLEEAILIDGEPVPAVSAADADELAASGTVTGAHLLKSAAEACRKGVPRVHVLNGRRQGVLIDELFSNEGVGTMIHADSYRDIRPLREEDIPELLGMIGRSVRRTKLVARTYEDILAKIGDYRVMAIDDNVVGCVALHEYPADHTAEVACLYVKLNHEGRGYGVDLVKHAEQMAREKGLPKVFALTTRAADFFENRVGYTLRGPEALPESRRHQLEESGRDSKIFEKRL
- a CDS encoding sensor histidine kinase, encoding MRLLLAILLLTLLPLLSAERQTPMVRLWQSEDGLPGNVVRSIVQSADGYLWVATAEGIACFDGVEFDTIEPDGELRRFRFAFWRLFAPEDGSVWVTTFQGGLFRIQDGRLERVVHEAPRPRPPLINQLILDRSGIIHFRRGEEIWKLEKGTTVLVEAPSDELKELFARDHEKQTAGGRAVETGTGWKVSELHTKDGRRWAPDETGRLVIDGEVPVDLPGVASPYVFNELLEDREGNVWVATPVSGLARVRRSRVEPLSISEGPSQPTTFAIMQDRAGTWWIANRRGGVDRWSGDQLEHLNLVTTGYQRPVSTMFEDRDGVLWVASRGGSVFSRREDGTFMQRFGRTQIPSKVRTIQQDGDGVVWFGGEQGLASYDGTAVKEHREDCGLPKCDVTVLVRNGKDLVAATSDGRVFTGGSKGFRMVGDPAPLKHWWISGLLPVASDELWATTLGGGLFLWNGKAWRQFAADDGVPDLRLTCILNDDRGQLWFGSLGGILRASRQELLDRARKQERPLHWLRLDRSDGLPSRECIGGYHPAGWKGHDGRLWFPTGSGVVRVRPDLVEVNKVQPPVYLRSTRINGVQQEEHEGKIEAGPGRSRVEFRFVGLSYSAPEKVTYRARLEGLDDSWRELGSQRVAAYEAVPPGRYTFEVLAVNGDGVWSKQAARVSIHIKPHFWESAWFLLSVAALTIAGTATIAWYVARRRMKQRIQALKIRNARESERTRIARDLHDDLGASLTEISILSALAAEGGDESAMRPALDQLSNKAKAVVGTLDEIVWAVNPREDTLRSLVDYLAAFAREFLDTASIALRTDIPRNVPETPLDATVRHGVFLAAREALNNLVKHSKATQARLAVQLDDSNLEIRIEDNGRGFSQEWEAKGYGVANLRERMKAAGGDCSIASVSGQGVTVILTLPLLAAPSSPT